The DNA region ATCTGCAAAGGCGAAGAAAAGAGACAAGCGTACGTTACTAAGTACTCATCGAGCGCATAGTGACTGCAGGTAGCAACAGTAGCGATAAGCCCGGGCGCTAAACAAAAGCGTTGAACTGACCAGGTGAACCGGTCAGCGGCGTTCAAACTTTTGTGGTCACGCTTAATGTGAATATTAATGAATATTGACACAAGCACGAACACAATATACACGCCAAATATAGACATATATTTCACTATATAGTTACAATTTATACTAATTTGTTTAAATCACGCTCAGAGTGAATAATATAAACGTTTGATGTATCGTCTTTGCGAGCGTGTATTTTGCAATATTTCACCCATACATACTGGTAACCTTTTTGTTTTAAAGTAGTTTTAGTGGTTGTCAAGAGTTTCTTATTTTCTGGAGTTAAGTGATCGTTTATAAATACACTTTGTTTATTATCCTTAAAACCGATTTCTTCTGCAGAGATTTTTTTCTTTGATCTTGCCGACGCTATAAAATCTTCTTTTATGTACCGGTTCGTGAAGCTAACTATAATCAATTTTTCCTTTGATTTATGCATTGGAACTCTCGATATGTAATTGATACTATTTTTCTCAACTTGGTAACCAATCACAGTGCCGATATCCTTTAGAATTGTAAAGAGGTTTTCATTCTTTTTTACCGGGACACCTTTGATCTCAACATTATTTAAACGCTGTTGTTGATCGTTGCGAGACATTTCATTATTTATAAAGGAGATCTCATTGCTCTGGAGTACAACTTTTTCCTGTAGTGCTTCCAGCTCGGAGACTTTCCGCTCAACTTCTACGAGGCGCGAAGAATGCTCCTCTAGTTTAGCACTGCTGAAGTTACATGATTCCTTGACCTCCGACAGCTCAGTTTTAATGTCGTTAACGTCTTGCACCATACCGGGGAGGCATAACAATTGTTTCTTCATCTCCCGCAATTCTTGTAAAACAGTCTCAATATCAGCTGGTTTTGCACGCGCCGGTGAGGCATCTCTTTTACATATGTGGCACTTCCATGTTGTTCTGCGGTCTGAACCGAGTTTTCTATAGCCCTGTTCCGTTATACCAGCACAGCAGAAACCAACTTCATTCTTACATAATGAGCACTGAGCACCATCCCCAACTTGGTTATCACAGTAGGCACacttcattttaatttttagttgaATTGGCTTACGATAAAATAGGAAACTTTGAGAACCTGTGGAATTTACGgacgttaaaataaaactatttgcATGTGCGATCGTAACGAGTGCGCGATCGAGACTGATTTAATCAACACATTAAGATTAACAACTCGATCAGATTACATTATGTACATTAACGCAACAGAAAAAAGTTTACTCCCATACAAAAACGGTGTGTACTACAGCTACAGATCACAACACGGCACTGGAGACGGCACATGTTGCGGAGGCAGAGGCGGTGTGTGTGAAGGAGGAGCGGGAGTGCACACCTGGGGACAGCAGCTGGCGCGGAgtgagcgcggcggcggcgcgggccggGCTGTACGCGCGCCACGCGGTGCGCGGCGAGCTCGTGCTGGGCCCCGAGGAGTGGCACCGCCCGGGCCGACCGGCACAAGGTGTGTACTACAGCTACAGATCACAACACGGCACTGGAGACGGCACATGTTGCGGAGGCAGAGGCGGTGTGTGTGAAGGAGGAGCGGGAGTGCACACCTGGGGACAGCAGCTGGCGCGGAgtgagcgcggcggcggcgcgggccggGCTGTACGCGCGCCACGCGGTGCGCGGCGAGCTCGTGCTGGGCCCCGAGGAGTGGCACCGCCCGGGCCGGCCGGCACAAGGTGTGTACTACAGCTACAGATCACAACACGGCACTGGAGACGGCACATGTTGCGGAGGCAGAGGCGGTGTGTGTGAAGGAGGAGCGGGAGTGCACACCTGGGGACAGCAGCTGGCGCGGAGTGAGCGCAGCGGCGGCGCGGGCCGGGCTGTACGCGCGCCACGCGGTGCGCGGCGAGCTCGTGCTGGGCCCCGAGGAGTGGCACCGCCCGGGCCGACCGGCACAAGGTGTGTACTACAGTTACAGATCACAACACGGCACTGGAGACGGCACATGTTGCGGAGGCAGAGGCGGTGTGTGTGAAGGAGGAGCGGGAGTGCACACCTGGGGACAGCAGCTGGCGCGGAgtgagcgcggcggcggcgcgggccggGCTGTACGCGCGCCACGCGGTGCGCGGCGAGCTCGTGCTGGGCCCCGAGGAGTGGCACCGCCCGGGCCGACCGGCACAAGGTGTGTACTACAGTTACAGATCACAACACGGCACTGGAGACGGCACATGTTGCGGAGGCAGAGGCGGTGTGTGTGAAGGAGGAGCGGGAGTGCACACCTGGGGACAGCAGCTGGCGCGGAgtgagcgcggcggcggcgcgggccggGCTGTACGCGCGCCACGCGGTGCGCGGCGAGCTCGTGCTGGGCCCCGAGGAGTGGCACCGCCCGGGCCGACCGGCACAAGGTGTGTACTACAGTTACAGATCACAACACGGCACTGGAGACGGCACATGTTGCGGAGGCAGAGGCGGTGTGTGTGAAGGAGGAGCGGGAGTGCACACCTGGGGACAGCAGCTGGCGCGGAgtgagcgcggcggcggcgcgggccggGCTGTACGCGCGCCACGCGGTGCGCGGCGAGCTCGTGCTGGGCCCCGAGGAGTGGCACCGCCCGGGCCGACCGGCACAAGGTGTGTACTACAGTTACAGATCACAACACGGCACTGGAGACGGCACATGTTGCGGAGGCAGAGGCGGTGTGTGTGAAGGAGGAGCGGGAGTGCACACCTGGGGACAGCAGCTGGCGCGGAgtgagcgcggcggcggcgcgggccggGCTGTACGCGCGCCACGCGGTGCGCGGCGAGCTCGTGCTGGGCCCCGAGGAGTGGCACCGCCCGGGCCGACCGGCACAAGGTGTGTACTACAGCTACAGATCACAACACGGCACTGGAGACGGCACATGTTGCGGAGGCAGAGGCGGTGTGTGTGAAGGAGGAGCGGGAGTGCACACCTGGGGACAGCAGCTGGCGCGGAgtgagcgcggcggcggcgcgggccggGCTGTACGCGCGCCACGCGGTGCGCGGCGAGCTCGTGCTGGGCCCCGAGGAGTGGCACCGCCCGGGCCGACCGGCACAAGGTGTGTACTACAGTTACAGATCACAACACGGCACTGGAGACGGCACATGTTGCGGAGGCAGAGGCGGTGTGTGTGAAGGAGGAGCGGGAGTGCACACCTGGGGACAGCAGCTGGCGCGGAgtgagcgcggcggcggcgcgggccggGCTGTACGCGCGCCACGCGGTGCGCGGCGAGCTCGTGCTGGGCCCCGAGGAGTGGCACCGCCCGGGCCGACCGGCACAAGGTGTGTACTACAGCTACAGATCACAACACGGCACTGGAGACGGCACATGTTGCGGAGGCAGAGGCGGTGTGTGTGAAGGAGGAGCGGGAGTGCACACCTGGGGACAGCAGCTGGCGCGGAgtgagcgcggcggcggcgcgggccggGCTGTACGCGCGCCACGCGGTGCGCGGCGAGCTCGTGCTGGGCCCCGAGGAGTGGCACCGCCCGGGCCGGCCGGCACAAGGTGTGTACTACAGCTACAGATCACAACACGGCACTGGAGACGGCACATGTTGCGGAGGCAGAGGCGGTGTGTGTGAAGGAGGAGCGGGAGTGCACACCTGGGG from Cydia fagiglandana chromosome 6, ilCydFagi1.1, whole genome shotgun sequence includes:
- the LOC134665538 gene encoding uncharacterized protein LOC134665538 — translated: MKCAYCDNQVGDGAQCSLCKNEVGFCCAGITEQGYRKLGSDRRTTWKCHICKRDASPARAKPADIETVLQELREMKKQLLCLPGMVQDVNDIKTELSEVKESCNFSSAKLEEHSSRLVEVERKVSELEALQEKVVLQSNEISFINNEMSRNDQQQRLNNVEIKGVPVKKNENLFTILKDIGTVIGYQVEKNSINYISRVPMHKSKEKLIIVSFTNRYIKEDFIASARSKKKISAEEIGFKDNKQSVFINDHLTPENKKLLTTTKTTLKQKGYQYVWVKYCKIHARKDDTSNVYIIHSERDLNKLV